In Nitrospira sp., one genomic interval encodes:
- a CDS encoding metal-binding protein SmbP — MHTTIGRGIVAAGIMMALVGAPLVGGVALAAGNKHQAEAVEHAKEAVAHGKQGHADALVKHAEAALKHAEGAMAETKNPHVGEAIKGLKDGIEHGKAGHADVATKAVENALPHLSEGM; from the coding sequence ATGCACACCACTATCGGACGGGGAATCGTCGCGGCCGGGATCATGATGGCGCTCGTCGGAGCGCCGTTGGTCGGGGGCGTGGCCCTCGCCGCCGGCAATAAACATCAGGCGGAAGCCGTGGAACATGCCAAGGAAGCCGTCGCTCACGGCAAACAAGGCCATGCCGACGCATTGGTGAAACATGCCGAGGCGGCCCTCAAACATGCCGAGGGGGCCATGGCCGAGACGAAGAATCCCCATGTCGGCGAGGCGATCAAGGGCTTGAAGGACGGCATCGAGCACGGCAAGGCCGGTCATGCCGATGTGGCGACCAAGGCGGTCGAAAACGCCCTGCCGCATTTGTCCGAAGGGATGTAA
- a CDS encoding acyltransferase: MRVGYLQFEPAFGEVERNLDHVAACLGSVEADLIVLPELFATGYQFQSKDEVRRLAESVPDGATTRRLTELAARRDCTIVAGVAEREGDDCFNSAVVIGPRGFIGCYRKTHLFFEETLFFTPGNSGFHVWDIGLAKVGVMICFDWYYPEAARTLALQGAEIIAHPSNLVLPNCPDSMVTRCLENRVFSVTANRIGREARGGKDPLTFIGLSEVVDPRGRILHRAPRDSEDLCVVEIDPASARNKALNPYNDLLRDRRPALYEG; the protein is encoded by the coding sequence ATGCGTGTCGGATATCTGCAGTTTGAGCCGGCTTTCGGCGAAGTGGAGCGGAACCTCGATCATGTCGCGGCCTGTCTGGGGTCTGTGGAGGCCGATCTCATCGTGCTCCCGGAGCTCTTCGCGACCGGGTATCAGTTCCAATCCAAGGACGAAGTGCGGCGTCTGGCGGAATCGGTTCCGGACGGGGCCACCACGCGGCGCCTGACGGAGCTTGCAGCCCGTCGCGACTGCACGATTGTAGCGGGGGTGGCGGAGCGGGAGGGGGACGATTGCTTCAATTCGGCCGTGGTGATCGGACCGCGGGGCTTCATCGGTTGTTATCGCAAAACTCATCTGTTCTTTGAAGAGACGTTGTTTTTCACCCCGGGCAACAGCGGTTTTCACGTCTGGGACATCGGTCTTGCAAAGGTCGGGGTCATGATTTGCTTCGACTGGTATTACCCGGAGGCTGCCCGTACGTTAGCCTTGCAGGGCGCGGAGATCATTGCCCATCCCTCCAACCTTGTCTTGCCCAATTGTCCGGATTCGATGGTCACCCGCTGCCTGGAGAACCGTGTGTTCAGCGTCACCGCCAACCGTATCGGTCGTGAAGCACGAGGCGGGAAGGACCCCTTGACCTTCATCGGCTTGAGTGAAGTCGTGGATCCGCGAGGCCGCATTCTCCATCGCGCCCCCCGCGACTCGGAGGATTTGTGCGTCGTCGAGATCGACCCGGCATCGGCCAGAAACAAGGCCCTCAATCCTTACAACGACCTCCTCCGGGATCGACGGCCTGCTTTGTATGAAGGGTGA